One segment of Fusarium oxysporum f. sp. lycopersici 4287 chromosome 7, whole genome shotgun sequence DNA contains the following:
- a CDS encoding STE/STE7/MEK1 protein kinase, giving the protein MHRDIKPSNILVNSRGSIKLCDFGVSGELVNSIADTFVGTSTYMAPERIQGEKYTVKSDVWSFGLSIMELAIGKFPFAASEQLSDGDCAPAGILDLLQQIVHEPAPKLPKSDAFPSILDDMIQKCLYKEPERRPTPQELFDRDHFVQAAKRTPVDLREWAVGMMERDNRKSHLAPQLSPATQDLLRSSDSPTQSQQAQASAQPEERSHTPTSGEIPIGGAGIISPRDQYGSGQSRSPPRNGYPSSRTPASAHPGLGPRVVTTNSIPKVSGYPDSAGPVSANAATFSLPVRPAPPGGPLPPPPPRKETPDELRRENRRQATFGLPPNPGYNIS; this is encoded by the exons ATGCATCGTGATATTAAGCCATCCAATATTCTCGTTAACTCGAGGGGTTCGATCAAGCTTTGCGATTTTGGTGTTTCTGGCGAGCTTGTCAATTCTATCGCTGACACCTTTGTCGGAACTTCCACTTACATGGCACCCGAAAGAATTCAGGGTGAGAAGTACACGGTCAAGTCAGATGTCTGGAGTTTTGGTCTGAGCATCATGGAACTTGCTATTGGCAAATTTCCTTTTGCTGCCAGTGAGCAACTCTCAGATGGCGATTGCGCTCCCGCGGGTATTCTGGATTTGCTTCAACAGATTGTTCACGAACCGGCTCCCAAGCTTCCAAAGAGTGATGCTTTCCCTAGCATTCTGGACGATATGATTCAGAAGTGTCTTTACAAGGAACCTGAACGCCGACCAACCCCCCAGGAGCTATTC GACCGTGACCACTTCGTACAAGCCGCCAAGCGTACTCCAGTTGATCTCAGAGAGTGGGCTGTCGGTATGATGGAGCGTGATAATAGAAAATCCCACCTGGCGCCTCAGCTCTCTCCTGCAACCCAGGATCTTCTGCGCTCAAGTGACTCACCCACCCAGTCCCAGCAGGCACAGGCATCGGCCCAACCCGAAGAACGCTCTCACACTCCCACTTCTGGTGAGATCCCAATCGGCGGCGCTGGTATTATTTCCCCTCGTGATCAGTATGGCTCTGGCCAGAGCCGATCACCGCCTCGCAACGGATACCCTTCTTCACGCACGCCAGCTTCGGCGCACCCCGGACTTGGACCCAGGGTTGTCACCACGAATTCTATTCCCAAGGTTTCAGGCTATCCTGACAGTGCTGGTCCTGTGAGCGCGAACGCTGCTACCTTCAGCTTACCTGTTCGACCAGCACCCCCAGGCGGACCTCTCCCCCCTCCGCCACCTCGAAAAGAGACTCCTGATGAGCTACGAAGGGAGAATCGGAGACAGGCAACGTTTGGGTTGCCACCTAACCCTGGATATAACATATCTTAA
- a CDS encoding STE/STE7/MEK1 protein kinase codes for MADPFAPRSMKRKNVKGLALKAAAPRPPPTAETNHHEYSGSQDAGKDEQLEIGIEYKLDLRPEDLEILKELGSGNGGTVSKVKHLTTGTVMARKVIHVEAKREIRKRIVRELQIMHGCHSDYIVTFYGAFLTPNNDVIMCMEYMDVGSLDRVSRVFGPVRVDVLGKIAEATLGGLTYLYTKHHIMHRDIKPSNILVNSRGSIKLCDFGVSGELVNSIADTFVGTSTYMAPERIQGEKYTVKSDVWSFGLSIMELAIGKFPFAASEQLSDGDCAPAGILDLLQQIVHEPAPKLPKSDAFPSILDDMIQKCLYKEPERRPTPQELFDRDHFVQAAKRTPVDLREWAVGMMERDNRKSHLAPQLSPATQDLLRSSDSPTQSQQAQASAQPEERSHTPTSGEIPIGGAGIISPRDQYGSGQSRSPPRNGYPSSRTPASAHPGLGPRVVTTNSIPKVSGYPDSAGPVSANAATFSLPVRPAPPGGPLPPPPPRKETPDELRRENRRQATFGLPPNPGYNIS; via the exons ATGGCCGACCCATTTGCTCCACGCTCTATGAAACGCAAGAACGTCAAAGGACTTGCACTCAAAGCGGCTGCCCCTCGACCCCCACCAACCGCCGAAACCAACCATCATGAGTACAGCGGAAGCCAAGATGCAGGTAAGGATGAACAGTTGGAGATCGGTATCGAATACAAGTTGGACCTAAGACCCGAGGATCTCGAAATTCTTAAGGAGTTGGGATCTGGTAACGGTGGTACGGTCAGCAAAGTGAAGCACCTAACAACGGGAACTGTCATGGCTCGCAAG GTTATTCATGTGGAGGCCAAGCGAGAAATACGGAAGCGAATTGTTCGAGAACTCCAGATTATGCACGGCTGCCACTCTGACTACATCGTGACATTCTACGGTGCTTTCTTAACCCCAAATAACGATGTTATAATGTGTATGGAATACATGGATGTGGG TTCTCTTGATCGAGTCTCGAGAGTTTTTGGCCCCGTTCGAGTCGATGTTCTGGGTAAAATTGCAGAAGCGACTCTTGGTGGTCTGACATACCTTTACACAAAGCACCACATCATGCATCGTGATATTAAGCCATCCAATATTCTCGTTAACTCGAGGGGTTCGATCAAGCTTTGCGATTTTGGTGTTTCTGGCGAGCTTGTCAATTCTATCGCTGACACCTTTGTCGGAACTTCCACTTACATGGCACCCGAAAGAATTCAGGGTGAGAAGTACACGGTCAAGTCAGATGTCTGGAGTTTTGGTCTGAGCATCATGGAACTTGCTATTGGCAAATTTCCTTTTGCTGCCAGTGAGCAACTCTCAGATGGCGATTGCGCTCCCGCGGGTATTCTGGATTTGCTTCAACAGATTGTTCACGAACCGGCTCCCAAGCTTCCAAAGAGTGATGCTTTCCCTAGCATTCTGGACGATATGATTCAGAAGTGTCTTTACAAGGAACCTGAACGCCGACCAACCCCCCAGGAGCTATTC GACCGTGACCACTTCGTACAAGCCGCCAAGCGTACTCCAGTTGATCTCAGAGAGTGGGCTGTCGGTATGATGGAGCGTGATAATAGAAAATCCCACCTGGCGCCTCAGCTCTCTCCTGCAACCCAGGATCTTCTGCGCTCAAGTGACTCACCCACCCAGTCCCAGCAGGCACAGGCATCGGCCCAACCCGAAGAACGCTCTCACACTCCCACTTCTGGTGAGATCCCAATCGGCGGCGCTGGTATTATTTCCCCTCGTGATCAGTATGGCTCTGGCCAGAGCCGATCACCGCCTCGCAACGGATACCCTTCTTCACGCACGCCAGCTTCGGCGCACCCCGGACTTGGACCCAGGGTTGTCACCACGAATTCTATTCCCAAGGTTTCAGGCTATCCTGACAGTGCTGGTCCTGTGAGCGCGAACGCTGCTACCTTCAGCTTACCTGTTCGACCAGCACCCCCAGGCGGACCTCTCCCCCCTCCGCCACCTCGAAAAGAGACTCCTGATGAGCTACGAAGGGAGAATCGGAGACAGGCAACGTTTGGGTTGCCACCTAACCCTGGATATAACATATCTTAA
- a CDS encoding DNA polymerase epsilon subunit 2 — translation MDKTPAPIFRKQRGAVPPSSAIPSSSPAFGTPIHPLKPFAVNAPKAAILPIILPPPTLRPLAFRTFTKKHSLTLTSSALQELASFIGRHCGSGWREEGLAERVLEEVARSWKNRNGGVIVEGSSKELQEILKTLEGNMSGGRITGPTRGLPRGDSMLDLKDNETLNTRLGLRPAEIRREDSNTSFGMSGLGVDEEQEESETSDPRAWLKIIDAYDQPRFIYNVGKKHFEKDTSTPSLLPPASHKTTVFRNRYNVIHQRLLRNETFQSSAVSSSRKQSLSRSLSNQHSLKLTPIANLLGRHGSSHMLLGLLVVLPTGDLAISDLTGTIALDLSQAVAIPDDSAWFCPGMIVLVDGVYEEEDESVGKGLSGSSGVGGTLGGRFQGFFVGQPPCERRQATLGISGPDGGQEQTIGGGFGWIDFLGVGSERAVGTKMRRLERRLLRSRAEEDTAPSRGRVVIIGELNLDQPRTLQALRKILSGYASEPEGSTPLTFVLMGNFTQYAVLARGGSGGSIEYKEYFDALASTLGDFPTLLQSSTFVFVPGDNDGWVSSFTAGASVPLPRKQVPDMFTSRIRRAFATANAEVGGKSNGTAVWTSNPSRISLFGPNHELVVFRDDVSARLRRASVRLKPKAKDASGEQAPGSSAAPPEDVQPMDIDAAHHDDPTATATGSPVTPLIPHDVHAAQKLVKTILDQGYLAPFRQAIRPVHWDYSSALHLYPLPTAMVLLDTTAPPFCVTYEGCHVMNPGSVLVPGRKGIARWVEYDVGRLGRLRECTV, via the exons ATGGATAAAACACCAGCTCCTATATTCCGAAAACAACGAGGGGCGGTCCCTCCGTCTTCTGCGataccatcttcatctcccgCCTTCGGTACCCCCATCCATCCACTGAAGCCATTTGCCGTCAATGCTCCCAAGGCTGCAATATTACCGATCATACTCCCTCCTCCGACACTTCGACCGCTCGCTTTCCGTACATTCACGAAAAAACATTCTTTAACACTGACATCCTCTGCCCTTCAAGAACTAGCTTCCTTCATTGGAAGGCATTGTGGTTCAGGATGGCGTGAAGAAGGTTTGGCCGAGCGGgttcttgaagaggttgCACGAAGCTGGAAAAACCGCAATGGAGGTGTCATTGTCGAGGGCTCGAGTAAAGAGCTCCAGGAAATTCTCAAAACCCTTGAGGGTAACATGAGCGGCGGCAGAATCACTGGCCCAACAAGAGGACTACCGCGTGGGGATAGTATGCTTGATCTCAAAGATAACGAGACCTTGAACACACGGTTGGGACTACGGCCGGCAGAAATCAGGAGGGAGGATAGCAACACAAGCTTCGGCATGTCGGGACTTGGTGTGGAtgaggagcaagaagaaaGCGAGACGAGCGATCCTCGAGCATGGCTTAAGATCATAGACGCATATGACCAACCCAGATTCATATACAACGTTGGCAAAAAGCACTTTGAAAA GGATACCTCAACGCCTTCATTACTACCACCGGCCTCACACAAAACGACGGTTTTCCGCAATCGCTACAATGTAATCCATCAGCGTCTTCTCCGTAACGAAACCTTCCAGTCCTCAGCAGTCTCCTCCTCTCGAAAACAAAGCCTGAGCCGTTCCCTTTCCAACCAGCATTCACTTAAACTCACGCCAATCGCGAACCTCCTTGGTCGTCATGGCAGCAGCCATATGTTACTAGGGCTCCTGGTTGTCCTTCCTACCGGCGATCTTGCCATCAGCGACCTGACTGGTACTATTGCCTTGGACTTATCCCAGGCGGTAGCTATCCCGGATGATTCAGCATGGTTTTGTCCTGGGATGATCGTGCTGGTTGACGGTGtctatgaagaagaagacgaatcTGTGGGCAAGGGTCTAAGCGGCAGCAGCGGCGTTGGAGGTACACTAGGTGGCCGCTTCCAAGGCTTCTTTGTAGGCCAGCCCCCATGTGAACGTCGTCAAGCGACTCTGGGCATTAGCGGACCCGATGGTGGCCAGGAGCAGACCATAGGAGGGGGCTTTGGCTGGATCGATTTCCTGGGTGTAGGCAGCGAGCGTGCCGTGGGTACCAAGATGCGCAGGCTCGAAAGGCGCCTTCTACGCAGCAGAGCAGAGGAGGATACTGCACCATCGCGTGGGCGCGTTGTTATTATTGGCGAGCTGAACCTCGATCAACCACGAACTCTCCAAGCATTACGCAAGATCCTATCAGGATATGCCTCAGAGCCTGAGGGCTCAACGCCTCTAACATTCGTGCTGATGGGCAACTTCACTCAGTACGCTGTTTTGGCACGAGGAGGCAGTGGCGGAAGTATCGAATATAAGGAATACTTTGATGCCCTGGCTTCAACCCTGGGAGACTTTCCAACCCTGCTCCAGTCGTCTACCTTCGTCTTTGTTCCCGGAGACAATGACGGATGGGTCTCGTCCTTTACAGCTGGCGCCTCTGTTCCTTTGCCTCGAAAGCAAGTACCAGACATGTTCACGTCGAGAATACGTCGAGCCTTTGCGACAGCCAATGCGGAAGTGGGAGGGAAGTCAAATGGTACTGCTGTATGGACCTCGAACCCAAGCCGAATCAGTTTATTCGGCCCCAACCACGAACTTGTCGTCTTTAGAGATGATGTATCTGCTCGTTTGCGTCGAGCCTCTGTCCGTTTAAAACCGAAGGCCAAGGATGCCAGTGGAGAACAGGCACCAGGTTCAAGTGCTGCCCCTCCCGAAGATGTTCAGCCGATGGATATCGATGCTgctcatcatgatgatccTACCGCTACTGCTACCGGCTCGCCCGTCACACCTCTCATTCCTCACGACGTTCATGCCGCCCAGAAACTTGTCAAGACTATTCTTGATCAAGGCTACCTCGCACCATTCCGCCAGGCTATTCGCCCCGTTCACTGGGACTACTCCTCAGCATTGCATTTATACCCACTTCCCACAGCCATGGTTTTGCTCGACACAACAGCCCCGCCGTTTTGCGTCACATACGAGGGGTGTCATGTAATGAACCCAGGCAGTGTGCTCGTACCAGGACGCAAGGGAATCGCTCGATGGGTCGAGTATGATGTTGGTCGCTTGGGCAGGTTAAGGGAATGTACAGTTTAG